A single genomic interval of Myxocyprinus asiaticus isolate MX2 ecotype Aquarium Trade chromosome 19, UBuf_Myxa_2, whole genome shotgun sequence harbors:
- the LOC127410406 gene encoding uncharacterized protein LOC127410406: MQLYLSFQPNDTTVTARISACLADISAWMKEHHLQLNPAKTELLVFPANPAVEHNITVQLGATTVTPSKSVRNLGVTIDNSLNFKDHISKTARSCRFTLYNIRKIRPFLSEHATQLLVQSLIITRLDYGNALIAGLPACAIRPLQMIQNAAARLVFNEPKRVHVTPLLVSLHWLPVDACIKFKALMLAYRTFTGSAPAYLKSFMQSYTPNRSMRSAKQRRLVVPTQRGTKILSRTSSYYIGGTTFPTPSVKLTHSLSSKND; this comes from the coding sequence atgcaactctacttgtctttccagcccaacgacaccacagtgactgctcgaatttctgcctgcctggcagacatctcggcctggatgaaggagcaccacctgcaactcaacccagccaagactgaactccttgtctttccagccaaccctgctgttgaacacaacatcactgtgcagctgggtgcaactacagtaacgccttccaaatcagtcagaaatctaggggtaaccatcgacaacagtcTAAATTTCaaagaccacatctcaaagacagcaagatcatgtagatttacactctacaatatcaggaagataagacccttcctctctgaacatgccacacaactgcttgtccagtcacttatcataactagactggactacggtaacgctctcattgcaggcctccctgcatgtgcaattagacccctgcaaatgatccagaatgcagcagcacgtctggtctttaatgaaccaaagagagtacatgttacaccactccttgtctctctccactggctgccggttgatgcatgtatcaaattcaaggctctgatgctggcatacagaacattcactgggtctgctccagcatacctaaaatcatttatgcagagctacacgcccaatAGAAGCATGCGGTCGGCTAAgcaacgtcgccttgttgtaccaacacaaagaggcaccaaaatacTTTCCCGGACTTCATCATACTACATTGGTGGAACGactttcccaactccatccgtgaagctgactcactctctgtcttcaaaaaacgactaa
- the LOC127410477 gene encoding uncharacterized protein LOC127410477, giving the protein MAKRNPHNLRPLCTSAPAPLSFSVGLWNCQSAVNKTDFIPAFATQSTLSILALTETWIRPEDTATPAALSNNFFSHTPRHTGRGGGTGQLTNFLEELDDLLSSLPEDGRPVVVLGDFNIHQDNPQATELNTLLASFDLERLHTTATHRLGNQLDLIFTRNCSNSNILVTPLHVSDHYFVQFNMTLPSTVKQSPPLVSFRRNLRSLSPSHLSTAVSTFLPTLNVFTTNVNNATDTLSSCLNNICPISSRPARATPPSPWLSDVLHEHRTDLRAAERRWRKSKDPADLEQAAG; this is encoded by the exons atgg ccaaacgcaacccacacaacctacggccactttgcacttcagcacctgctccgctctctttctcagtggggctctggaactgccagtcagctgtgaacaaaactgacttcattccagcctttgccacacagtccaccctcagcatcctggcactgacagaaacatggatacgtccagaggatacagcaacacctgctgctctctccaacaacttcttctCTCatacccctcgacacaccggtaggggtgggggaacag gtcagctgacaaactttcttgaggagttggatgacctgctgtcctccttgccggaggatggtaggccagttgtggttcttggtgatttcaacatacaccaagacaatccccaggccactgaactgaatactctcctggcctcatttgacttggaaagactacacaccacagcaactcacagattgggcaaccagctggacctcatttttacacggaACTGttccaactcaaatattcttgttactcctttacatgtctctgatcactactttgttcaattcaacatgactctcccatctacagtaaaacagtctccacctttggtttcatttcgccgtaacctccgttctctttcaccctcacacctctccactgctgtctctacctttcttcccacactaaatgtatttaccacaaatgtaaacaatgccacagacacactaagctcctGTCtaaacaacatctgtcctatctcctctaggccagcacgtgctacaccacccagcccctggctgtctgacgtccttcatgaacatcggactgacctcagggcagctgagaggagatggcggaaatctaaagatccagcagatctag aacaagctgctggatga
- the LOC127410407 gene encoding uncharacterized protein LOC127410407, protein MFSSGFRSAPSSAFSPMFIKARSFFSGPLNSVRMDSKDAQESLESGGGARCRCSNGRRKAVAVLVIQSLLTAACAAISIYFYLHHSSEPNKDKGIFLQSIHETEPKFSVIWNQEMHLKDNNKVNLSCGGPYIVYMWACVKSYDTSGIVNLTIEQGSRSIQLQSMQDTQECQETHSVVMLSEKSEFTITFKRDPEVYIKKLHLGLHYMLGAQCFKKPSPPGNNGQKL, encoded by the exons ATGTTTTCTTCGGGGTTTCGGTCTGCTCCCTCCTCCGCTTTTTCGCCTATGTTTATAAAAGCGCGAAGTTTCTTCTCAGGGCCGTTAAACTCAGTCAGGATGGACTCGAAGGATGCTCAAGAGAGTTTAGAGAGCGGCGGAGGCGCCCGCTGTCGTTGTAGCAACGGGCGGAGGAAAGCGGTAGCGGTGCTCGTCATCCAGAGCTTATTAACAGCTGCTTGCGCTGCCATCAGCATCTACTTCTACCTGCACCACAGTTCTGAACCCAATAAG GACAAAGGGATATTCCTTCAATCGATCC ATGAAACAGAGCCCAAATTCAGCGTCATCTGGAACCAGGAGATGCACCTGAAGGATAATAATAAGGTGAATCTATCCTGTGGAGGACCCTACATTGTCTATATGTGGGCTTGTGTGAAGAGCTACGACACTAGCGGGATAGTTAACCTGACCATAGAACAGGGAAGTAGATCAATCCAACTACAGAGCATGCAAGACACGCAAGAGTGCCAGGAGACGCACAGTGTGGTCATGCTGTCTGAAAAAAGTGAGTTTACAATCACTTTCAAACGTGATCCAGAAGTTTACATTAAAAAGCTCCACTTAGGCCTGCACTACATGCTGGGAGCCCAGTGCTTCAAAAAGCCTTCTCCACCCGGTAATAATGGACAGAAGCTATAG